One genomic segment of Natrialbaceae archaeon AArc-T1-2 includes these proteins:
- a CDS encoding HalOD1 output domain-containing protein, with the protein MSEETPVSLRIVRAVATREGIDPAELRPPLHDVVDTDALEALFADPERAGTVEFTYRGYDVAVERSGDVRVTDADLASNVTTSPSSSPSQDVVEN; encoded by the coding sequence ATGTCCGAAGAGACGCCAGTTAGCCTTCGAATCGTCCGGGCGGTTGCTACACGCGAGGGTATCGATCCGGCGGAACTCCGGCCACCGCTTCACGACGTCGTCGACACGGACGCACTCGAGGCGCTGTTTGCCGACCCAGAGCGAGCCGGGACGGTCGAATTTACCTATCGCGGCTACGACGTCGCCGTCGAGCGCTCGGGCGACGTTCGGGTAACGGACGCGGATCTCGCTTCCAACGTGACCACGTCTCCGTCTTCGTCACCGTCGCAGGACGTCGTCGAAAACTGA
- a CDS encoding coenzyme F420-0:L-glutamate ligase, which translates to MKLHAVPDLPEIRPGDDLATLVADRVDLEDGDVLTVASTVVSKAEGRTADLAEFPASPRAREIASRLEAITGEQKDPRFAQAVLEESTELLMEAPFLLTETRFGHVGVNAGIDRSNVPEHDLLLLPKRPSESAARIRAGLPADVAVIVTDTCGRPFRHGQRGVALGWAGMPASRDWRGERDRDGRELGVTVQSVVDELAAASNLVTGEGAGGTPAVVVRDWAFGDLEGSDELFREVETDFVRQALRGWQYEQ; encoded by the coding sequence ATGAAGCTACACGCCGTACCGGATCTGCCGGAGATCCGTCCCGGCGACGACCTCGCTACCCTCGTCGCCGACCGGGTCGACCTCGAGGACGGCGACGTCCTGACGGTCGCGAGCACGGTCGTCTCGAAAGCCGAGGGGCGGACCGCCGACCTCGCCGAGTTTCCCGCGAGCCCGCGAGCCCGCGAGATCGCATCCCGACTCGAGGCGATCACGGGCGAGCAAAAAGACCCCAGGTTCGCTCAGGCCGTCCTCGAGGAGAGTACCGAGTTACTGATGGAGGCTCCGTTCCTCCTCACCGAGACGCGGTTCGGCCACGTCGGCGTCAACGCGGGGATCGATCGATCAAACGTGCCCGAGCACGACCTGCTATTGTTGCCGAAACGCCCGAGCGAGAGCGCAGCGCGGATCCGTGCCGGGCTCCCCGCGGACGTCGCGGTGATCGTCACCGACACCTGCGGACGGCCGTTTCGACACGGTCAACGCGGCGTCGCGCTCGGCTGGGCCGGGATGCCAGCGAGCCGGGACTGGCGGGGCGAACGCGACCGCGACGGCCGCGAACTCGGCGTCACTGTCCAGTCCGTCGTCGACGAACTCGCCGCGGCGTCGAACCTCGTGACCGGCGAGGGTGCAGGTGGCACGCCCGCCGTCGTCGTCCGCGACTGGGCGTTCGGCGACCTCGAGGGCAGCGACGAACTGTTCCGGGAGGTCGAAACTGACTTCGTTCGCCAGGCGCTACGGGGGTGGCAGTACGAGCAATGA
- a CDS encoding 5,10-methylenetetrahydromethanopterin reductase yields the protein MTDYVSPPDRPTRAIELTPEHPPERIATLAARAEEEGFDAAFTSSHYFNRDPFVTLSRMAEATDELRLGPGVVNPYESHPVSLAARTATIDEISDGRALFGIGAGDRSSLSNLGIERDRPLRRVLESFRLARKLWAGETVTHEGTFTARDASLNLPSREIPVYVGAQGPHMLRMSAKHGDGVLVNASHERDLEWAAGQLEQGLTERPDERGPFESLAFASVSVAATEDAAREAARPPVAFIVGGAAEPVLERHDVDREAAESVSDALERGDLQEAFGHVTPAMIDSFCIAGTTETVADRFEAALEHVDGIVVGSPLGPDLDEAVVRAGEALERATD from the coding sequence ATGACGGACTACGTCTCACCGCCCGACCGACCCACGCGGGCGATCGAACTCACGCCAGAACACCCTCCCGAGCGGATCGCGACCCTGGCCGCACGCGCCGAGGAAGAGGGGTTCGACGCCGCCTTCACGAGCAGTCACTACTTCAACCGCGACCCGTTCGTCACGCTGTCGCGGATGGCCGAGGCGACCGACGAGTTGCGACTCGGGCCGGGCGTCGTCAACCCCTACGAGTCCCACCCCGTGAGCCTCGCCGCCCGGACCGCGACGATCGACGAGATAAGCGACGGCCGCGCCCTCTTCGGTATCGGTGCCGGCGACCGCTCGAGCCTCTCGAATCTCGGCATCGAACGCGACCGGCCGCTCCGGCGCGTCCTCGAGAGCTTCCGGCTCGCTCGAAAGCTGTGGGCCGGTGAGACGGTCACCCACGAGGGAACGTTCACCGCTCGGGACGCCTCGCTGAACCTCCCGTCCCGCGAGATCCCGGTCTACGTCGGCGCACAGGGGCCGCACATGCTCCGGATGAGCGCGAAACACGGCGATGGCGTCCTCGTCAACGCCTCACACGAGCGCGACCTCGAGTGGGCCGCGGGCCAACTCGAACAGGGACTTACGGAACGGCCCGACGAGCGCGGTCCCTTCGAGTCACTGGCGTTCGCGAGCGTTAGCGTCGCCGCGACCGAGGACGCGGCACGCGAGGCGGCCCGTCCGCCCGTCGCCTTCATCGTCGGCGGCGCGGCCGAGCCGGTGCTCGAGCGTCACGACGTCGATCGCGAGGCCGCAGAAAGCGTCAGCGATGCCCTAGAGCGTGGCGATCTCCAGGAGGCGTTCGGGCACGTCACGCCGGCGATGATCGATTCGTTCTGTATTGCCGGGACGACGGAGACAGTCGCGGATCGGTTCGAGGCGGCACTCGAACACGTCGACGGGATCGTCGTCGGCTCGCCGCTCGGACCGGACCTCGACGAGGCGGTCGTCCGTGCGGGCGAGGCTCTCGAGCGAGCGACGGATTAA
- a CDS encoding YbhB/YbcL family Raf kinase inhibitor-like protein has translation MSTILDGEMEQQGDLELTSPAFDDGDGMPDSVGYVNENANPELEISGVPDEAESLVLVMDDPEAQPVAGHTWDHWLAWNIDPDIGTIPEGWDADGAVEGYNDYVEQGYGGPSPPEGSHDYRFKLVALDTELETPAETRKARLGSTIAMEATVLASTQLVGAYDAEQGTAF, from the coding sequence ATGTCAACGATACTCGATGGCGAGATGGAACAGCAAGGCGATCTCGAGTTGACCAGTCCCGCGTTCGACGACGGAGACGGAATGCCCGACTCGGTGGGATACGTCAACGAGAACGCGAATCCCGAACTCGAGATCTCGGGCGTACCGGACGAGGCCGAGTCGCTCGTGCTGGTGATGGACGATCCCGAAGCTCAGCCCGTCGCAGGCCACACGTGGGATCACTGGCTGGCCTGGAACATCGATCCCGACATCGGTACGATCCCGGAAGGGTGGGACGCCGACGGCGCGGTCGAAGGCTACAACGACTACGTCGAACAGGGCTACGGCGGCCCGTCGCCACCGGAGGGAAGCCACGACTACCGGTTCAAGCTCGTGGCGCTCGATACCGAACTCGAGACGCCGGCAGAGACCCGCAAGGCGCGGCTGGGCTCGACGATCGCGATGGAGGCAACGGTGCTGGCCTCGACCCAGCTCGTCGGTGCGTACGACGCCGAGCAGGGAACCGCCTTCTGA
- a CDS encoding DUF7573 domain-containing protein — translation MTEGDESQPNDDSAERPSEAVEPSVPTAAYGEYTCKRCQTTVERGWRDEEEKGYVCSSCESW, via the coding sequence CTGACCGAGGGTGACGAATCACAGCCGAACGACGACTCGGCCGAGCGACCGTCCGAAGCCGTCGAGCCGTCCGTCCCGACGGCCGCGTACGGCGAGTACACCTGCAAGCGCTGTCAGACGACCGTCGAGCGGGGCTGGCGAGACGAGGAGGAGAAGGGATACGTCTGTTCGAGCTGTGAATCGTGGTAA
- a CDS encoding cold-shock protein: MAKGTVAFFNDTGGYGFIESDDADEDVFFHMEDVGGPDLEEGQELEFEIVEAEKGPRATNVERL, from the coding sequence ATGGCGAAAGGTACGGTCGCATTCTTCAACGACACTGGCGGTTACGGCTTTATCGAGAGTGACGATGCGGACGAGGACGTGTTCTTCCACATGGAGGACGTTGGCGGTCCGGACCTCGAAGAGGGTCAGGAACTCGAGTTCGAAATTGTCGAAGCGGAGAAGGGCCCGCGCGCGACCAACGTCGAGCGCCTGTAA
- a CDS encoding heavy metal translocating P-type ATPase produces the protein MSHDLQSHASEEAGQCTLCELPTPEEPITDDDVEGRFCCRGCLEVHRALGDVDDDEAAAVDRALEDDADRDRDLESAGGDTAFLSVEGMHCATCEAFIEGRATATEGVYAAEASYASDAVRVAYDPDAVDERDLPEIVSGFGYTARERDDADGGEGRDAALVKFLVGGGLFGMMAMMWYVLFLYPTYFGYEPVVELGSYDRLYIFANIWLMTSFVLFYTGYPILRGAYVSLRAGMPNMDLLVSVAATAAYAYSTLAMAVGRTDLYFDVTVAIILVVTGGTYYESVVKRRAGGLLSDLTEQQVDEARRENGETVPVADVEPGENLLVRPGERVPLDGMVSEGEAAVDESLVTGESLPVGKEPGDPVRGGTVVTDAPLVVEVGEGAESTLDRLVDLLWTIQSSRPGVQRLADKLATIFVPLVIVVATIATAATLALGSSPTTALLVGLTVLIVSCPCALGLATPLAIASGVQSAAKRGIVIAAETIFEDAPDVDVVAVDKTGTLTTGSMTVETVDTGDGEDGDDVLERAGAVERLSEHPVAGAIAEHAPETSADVDGFERDRRGVAGRVEGDRVVVGHPEFVAGHGLSIPDELRTQIESANADGDVPVAVGWGDRTRGVIVVGDAPREEWKDAVETVAAGREVVVITGDEGAAADRFRDVEGVDDVFAGVPPEAKAETVRRLRSRGTVAMVGDGSNDAPALAAADVGIALGSGTKLATDAADAVIVSDDLGSVAETLEIAGDTHSRIRQNLGWAFVYNAVAIPLAVTGLLNPLFAAVAMATSSILVVLNSSRSLGPKR, from the coding sequence ATGAGCCACGATCTCCAGTCACACGCTAGCGAGGAGGCCGGCCAGTGTACGCTGTGTGAGCTTCCGACGCCGGAGGAGCCGATCACCGACGACGACGTCGAGGGGCGGTTCTGCTGTCGGGGCTGTCTCGAGGTCCATCGCGCGCTCGGGGACGTCGACGACGACGAGGCCGCAGCGGTCGACCGAGCCCTCGAGGACGACGCCGACCGCGACCGTGACCTCGAGTCCGCCGGTGGCGACACCGCCTTCCTCTCGGTCGAGGGGATGCACTGTGCGACCTGCGAGGCGTTCATCGAGGGACGAGCAACGGCCACCGAGGGCGTCTACGCCGCCGAGGCGAGTTACGCGAGCGACGCCGTCCGCGTCGCCTACGATCCGGACGCGGTCGACGAACGTGACCTTCCGGAGATCGTCTCGGGGTTCGGCTACACCGCACGCGAGCGCGACGACGCCGACGGCGGCGAGGGACGGGACGCCGCGCTCGTGAAGTTTCTCGTCGGCGGCGGTCTGTTCGGGATGATGGCGATGATGTGGTACGTCCTCTTTCTGTACCCGACGTACTTCGGCTACGAGCCCGTCGTCGAACTCGGCAGTTACGACCGGCTCTACATCTTCGCGAACATCTGGCTGATGACCTCGTTCGTGCTCTTTTACACCGGCTACCCGATCCTGCGGGGGGCGTACGTGAGCCTGCGGGCAGGGATGCCGAACATGGACCTGCTGGTCTCGGTCGCGGCGACTGCGGCGTACGCCTACAGCACGCTCGCGATGGCCGTCGGCCGGACGGACCTCTATTTCGACGTCACGGTTGCGATCATCCTGGTCGTGACCGGCGGCACCTACTACGAGAGCGTCGTCAAGCGCCGGGCCGGCGGCCTCCTGTCCGATCTGACCGAACAGCAAGTCGACGAAGCGAGGCGAGAAAACGGCGAGACGGTCCCAGTCGCCGACGTCGAGCCGGGCGAGAACCTACTCGTTCGTCCCGGCGAACGGGTTCCGCTCGACGGGATGGTCTCCGAAGGAGAGGCCGCGGTCGACGAGTCGCTCGTGACCGGCGAGTCACTCCCCGTCGGGAAGGAACCGGGCGATCCGGTTCGCGGCGGGACCGTCGTCACCGACGCACCGCTGGTCGTCGAGGTCGGCGAGGGCGCAGAAAGCACGCTGGATCGGCTCGTCGATCTCCTCTGGACGATCCAGAGTTCGCGACCGGGCGTCCAGCGACTCGCCGACAAACTCGCGACGATCTTCGTCCCGCTCGTGATCGTCGTCGCGACGATCGCGACGGCGGCGACGCTCGCACTCGGCTCGAGTCCGACGACCGCGCTTCTGGTCGGACTGACCGTGTTGATCGTCTCCTGTCCCTGTGCGCTCGGGCTGGCGACGCCGCTTGCGATCGCCTCCGGGGTCCAATCGGCCGCGAAGCGAGGGATCGTCATCGCCGCCGAGACGATCTTCGAGGACGCCCCCGACGTCGACGTCGTCGCCGTAGACAAGACGGGGACGCTCACGACGGGTTCGATGACCGTCGAGACGGTCGACACCGGAGACGGCGAGGACGGAGACGACGTGCTCGAGCGGGCCGGGGCGGTCGAACGCCTCTCCGAGCACCCGGTCGCGGGAGCGATCGCCGAGCACGCTCCCGAGACGAGCGCCGACGTCGACGGCTTCGAACGGGATCGCCGGGGCGTCGCCGGCCGCGTCGAGGGCGACCGCGTCGTCGTCGGCCACCCCGAGTTCGTCGCCGGACACGGCCTCTCGATTCCCGACGAACTCCGGACGCAAATCGAGAGCGCAAACGCCGACGGTGACGTCCCGGTCGCCGTGGGCTGGGGCGACCGAACCCGGGGCGTGATCGTCGTCGGCGACGCGCCCCGCGAGGAGTGGAAAGACGCGGTCGAAACCGTCGCCGCTGGTCGCGAGGTCGTCGTCATCACCGGCGACGAGGGTGCAGCTGCCGATCGCTTCCGTGACGTCGAGGGCGTCGACGACGTCTTCGCCGGCGTTCCACCGGAGGCGAAAGCCGAAACCGTTCGCCGACTCCGGTCTCGCGGGACGGTCGCGATGGTCGGCGACGGGAGCAACGACGCGCCGGCACTCGCCGCCGCCGACGTCGGCATCGCACTTGGCAGCGGGACGAAACTCGCGACCGACGCCGCCGACGCCGTGATCGTCTCCGACGACCTCGGGTCGGTCGCCGAGACGCTCGAGATCGCCGGCGACACCCACAGCCGCATCCGTCAGAACCTCGGCTGGGCGTTCGTCTACAACGCGGTCGCGATTCCGCTCGCAGTAACCGGGCTGTTGAATCCGCTGTTTGCGGCGGTCGCGATGGCGACGAGCAGCATCCTCGTCGTGCTCAACTCCTCGCGATCGCTCGGGCCGAAGCGGTGA
- a CDS encoding sulfite exporter TauE/SafE family protein, with translation MSLTAVELVSVTVPAHGAHAIPTEHVDLVVFLLVGVLAGAHCLGMCGPLVTAYADRFGTDDSRRANALSVYEVRQHTLFNLGRATSYAALGGLFGLAGALAFASTDQITAVGDAVRGTTGILVGIAIIASGLYYLRGRAGVPHGIPIVGSVFGQLSALLADRIDRLANSPGIVGLGAIHGLLPCPIIYPAYLYAFALGDPVRGALALGVLGLGTIPALFIYGTALGSLTATNRVRLHRALGVGFLILGYVPLQHGLMLYGIHLPHPPLPFYQPL, from the coding sequence ATGTCTCTGACGGCGGTCGAACTCGTTTCGGTCACGGTCCCGGCCCACGGCGCTCACGCGATTCCGACCGAACACGTCGATCTCGTCGTGTTTCTTCTCGTCGGCGTGCTAGCGGGCGCTCACTGTCTCGGGATGTGCGGACCGCTCGTGACGGCGTATGCAGACCGCTTCGGGACGGACGACTCGCGTCGTGCGAACGCGCTGTCGGTGTACGAAGTCCGCCAGCATACGCTGTTCAACCTCGGACGCGCCACGAGCTACGCCGCCCTCGGCGGTCTGTTCGGCCTCGCCGGCGCGCTCGCGTTCGCATCGACCGACCAGATCACGGCCGTCGGCGACGCCGTCAGGGGAACCACGGGCATTCTGGTCGGGATCGCCATCATCGCGAGCGGGCTCTACTACCTCCGGGGGCGAGCCGGCGTTCCACACGGCATTCCCATCGTCGGATCGGTCTTCGGACAGCTCTCGGCGCTGCTTGCCGACCGCATCGATCGGCTCGCGAACTCGCCCGGAATCGTCGGGCTGGGAGCGATCCACGGCCTGCTGCCGTGTCCGATCATCTATCCGGCGTACCTCTATGCGTTCGCACTCGGCGACCCCGTCCGGGGAGCGCTCGCACTCGGCGTCCTCGGACTCGGAACGATTCCGGCGCTTTTCATCTACGGGACGGCGCTCGGATCGCTGACCGCGACGAACCGGGTTCGACTTCACCGGGCGCTCGGCGTCGGTTTTCTCATCCTCGGGTACGTCCCGCTCCAGCACGGGCTGATGCTTTACGGCATCCACCTCCCGCACCCGCCGTTGCCGTTCTACCAGCCGCTTTGA
- a CDS encoding cytochrome-ba3 oxidase subunit, translating to MADEGISPRLVVAIGLLAIVPAIVYAVGRPSLSGYVSAVNVVIIFAALYTAFGPLSDHTDTTGA from the coding sequence ATGGCAGACGAAGGGATCTCACCGCGGCTGGTCGTCGCGATCGGGCTGCTCGCGATCGTTCCAGCGATCGTCTACGCCGTTGGCCGTCCGAGCCTTTCGGGGTACGTCTCGGCCGTCAACGTCGTCATCATCTTCGCTGCGTTGTACACGGCGTTTGGACCGCTCTCCGATCACACCGACACGACCGGTGCGTAA
- a CDS encoding cytochrome c oxidase subunit II, with protein MHVHQYEKLWLGAALVLIVAIIATITYGTVGLGIAMVDDSEETVNPSNLGEVEGFDDPGVTQVGENEYDVHVIAFQFGYEPGDEQLFEPIEVPEDSTVNFYVTSSDVIHSFSLVGTNVNTMVIPGEVATMTVEFDEPGEYGIVCNEYCGPDHHNMEGKLEVVPEDEFHLFELEGVEAPEDDEVELGADATFTATVSSDHHDERIVPVTLEIGEETLEEELAVGGDASADLELAVDTDALGAGEHDWTVTIEDETADGQLAVLEENETTEE; from the coding sequence ATGCACGTTCACCAGTACGAGAAACTGTGGCTGGGGGCCGCTCTCGTTCTCATCGTCGCGATCATCGCGACGATTACCTACGGGACGGTCGGGCTCGGTATCGCGATGGTCGACGACTCCGAAGAGACCGTCAACCCGAGCAACTTAGGCGAGGTCGAGGGCTTCGACGACCCGGGCGTAACCCAGGTCGGTGAAAACGAGTACGACGTCCACGTCATCGCCTTCCAGTTCGGGTACGAGCCCGGCGACGAACAGCTGTTCGAGCCGATCGAGGTTCCCGAAGACAGCACCGTCAACTTCTACGTGACGAGTTCGGACGTGATCCACAGCTTCAGCCTCGTCGGGACGAACGTGAACACGATGGTCATCCCCGGCGAGGTCGCCACGATGACCGTCGAGTTCGACGAGCCCGGAGAGTACGGCATCGTCTGTAACGAGTACTGTGGTCCCGACCACCACAATATGGAAGGGAAACTCGAGGTCGTCCCCGAAGACGAGTTCCACCTCTTCGAACTCGAGGGCGTCGAGGCACCCGAAGACGACGAGGTCGAACTCGGCGCAGACGCCACGTTCACCGCCACCGTCTCGAGCGACCACCACGACGAACGAATCGTCCCGGTGACCCTCGAGATCGGCGAGGAGACCCTCGAGGAAGAACTCGCCGTCGGAGGCGATGCGTCTGCCGACCTCGAGCTCGCCGTCGACACCGACGCGCTCGGAGCCGGCGAACACGACTGGACCGTGACGATCGAAGACGAGACGGCCGACGGACAGCTGGCCGTCCTCGAGGAGAACGAAACAACGGAGGAATAA